The genomic stretch CCGGGCAGTGGCTGGCCGCGCCCTCACCGCTGGCGCTGGAGCTGCTGGCAGCGCACGTCCGCCCCGACGACCCGGCGGTGGCCGGGCTGGTCGGCGCGGCCGCCGACCACCTGCGGCAGCGCACCGGCCGCCCCGAACTGGCCGACCTCGACCCCGCGCACCTGGACCCAGCCGAGCTGGACCAGGCCGCCGCCGCGATCGTCGAGGCGATGCGCCGCCGCGGCATCCGCCCGCTCCCGGCGGCCGCCCGCTGGGCCGACGTGGCACAGCGGGTGCGCACCCCCACCGAGGTGCTCGACGAGCGCGCCGGGACCGGCCTGGACACCGCCCTCACCCTGGCTGCCGCGTTCGAGCACGCCGGGCTGCGGCCGCTGGTGTGGATCACCGCCGACGACGCCGGACCCGCGCACGCCTTCCTCGGCTGGTGGCGGGGCGGGCCGGGCGCCGAGCACACCGCGACCACCGACGTCGCCGGGCTCGCGGAGCTGGTCGCCGACGGCACGATCGGCCTGGTCGAGCCGGCCCTGCTGGTCGCCGGTGCCCCACCGGCGACCTTCGGCGACCTGCACCGGACGGCGGCCGCCAGCTGGCTCACCGGCGACCACCACCGGCTGCTCGGGGTCACCGACGTGCACCGCGCCCGCGCCGACGGCGTCCGGCCGCTGGGCCCGAAGCCCCGCGCGGCGACCCCGCTGGCCGCAGCGCTGGCCACGCTGCCCGCGCCGCAGCCGCTGGACCTGGCCGACGCCCTCCCGCTGACCGTGCCCGCCGGCCGGCTGTCGGTGCTCGCCGAGCGGCTGGCCGCCGGTGCCCCGCTGACCCTGCTGCCCGCCGACCAGCTCGGGGCGGCCGCCCGCCGGCGGGGCATCCGCGCCGCCCGCGACCTGCCCGCGCACCAGCTCGCCGAGCTGCTGACCGAGCACGGCGGCCTCTACACCGAGCTGTCCTCGGCCGCGTACGGGGAGCAGGCCGGGGCGCTCGCCGAGCGGGCCCAGGCGGTCCTCGCCACCCGCGGCACCAACGACCTGTGCCTGGCGCTCGGCTCGCTCACCTGGGCACCCGAGGGCCGCGCGGTGCGCGCCCCGCTGGTGCTGCTGCCGGTGACCCTCACCGCCGGCGCGAACGGCTCGTTCCGGCTCGTCGCCGACCCGACCGGCGGCACCACCGTGAACGCGCAGCTGCTGGCCGAGCTGCGCCGTCGGCACGGCGTCTCGCTGCCGCTGCCCGCCGAGCCGGACCCGGCGGCGGTGGTGGTCGCGCTGCGCCAGGCGCTGGCCCGCAGCGGGGCGTCGGCCCGGGTGGAGCCGACCGCCGACCTCGCGCTGCTCCCCGCGGCGGCGTCCCGGGTGCGGCAGGACGCCGAGCACCTCGGGGCCGCCGCCCTGCGCAACCCGCTGGTGCCGGTCCTGCTGCGCCCCGGCCAGCCGTTCCCGGCGCAGGACCCGGCCGGCACCGACCTCGACCAGCTGGCGACGACGCTGCCGCTGCCGGCCGACGGGAGCCAGCTGGCTGCGGTCGCCGATGCGCTCGCCGGGCGCACGTTCGCGCTGCTCGGCGCGGCAGGCACCGGGAAGGCGCAGACGGTGGCGAACACCGTCGCCGCCGTGGCCGGGGCGGGGCGGCGGGTGCTCGTGGTCGCGCCCCGGCGCGGCACGCTCGACACCGTCGCCGCACGGCTGGCCGACGCGGGCCTGTCCGCGCTGGTCACCGGCGAGCAGGCACCCGAGCTGCCGACGTCGGAGCTGCCCGACCTGGGCCCGTTGCGCAAGCAGCTGGCCGGGTACTCCGCGCGGCTGCACGCACCCAACTCGGCGGGCCTGTCGCTGTACGACGCCTCGGCCTCGCTCGTGGCGGCGGGCGCCGCGATCCCGTCGCTGCCGGTGCCGCCCGCCTTCGTGGTCAACGCCTCCACCCGCACGACGGCTGCGGTCCGCGCCGCGCTCGCCGAGCTGCCGGCGGTGGCGGCCCGCACCCGGCCGCGCGCCGGGCACCCGTGGGGCTTCCTCGACTCGGCCGACGTCGACCCGGTGGCCGTGCAGGCCGCGGTCCGCGCCGTCGACCGCGCGCTGGACGCCGTCCCGCCCGGCCCGGTGGCCCGGGTGGTGTCGGCCGCGCCGACCCCCGCCGACCTGTCCGCGGTCGCCGTCCTGCTCGACGGGCCCGCCGTGCCGCTGGCCGACCTGGACCTCGCCGGCACCCCGGAGTGGGAGGAACAGGTCGCCGAGCTGCGCGCCGACGTCGCGTTCTTCTGCACCGAGCAGCACCCGGGCATGGACGTCGCCGGTCCGGCGGTGCTGGACCTGCCGCTGGCCGCGATCGCCGAGAACGCCCGGCAGGCGGCCGCCTCGGGCCGGATCGGCCGCGGCAAGCGGCTGGCCGCCGTGCTCGCCGAGCTGACGCCGGCGCTGCTGCCCGGCGCGGAGGTGCCGCCGGCCGAGGTGCCGGCGCTGGCCGAGGAGCTGCTCGCCGTGCAGGCCGCCGCGCGCGAGCTGGGTTTCCGTGCCCGCGAGCTGCCCGGGGTGGACCTGCCGTGGAACTGGAACCCGTTCACCGACGTCGACCGGCTCGACGCCCAGCTGGAGGCGGTCCGCCGGCTCGCCGCCGCGCTGCGGGCGAACCCCGACCACACCCCGGCGCTGCGGCGGTTCATCGACACCGCGTCGCTCCCCGACCCCGCCCGCGCGTCCGCCGTCCGGGCGCTGCAGCGGGCCCTCGCCGAGCTACCGGGGGCCTGCCTCGCCACCCCGGAGCAGCTGCTGGCCTGGGCCGGGGACCGCCGGCTGGTGGCCCGCTGGGAGGAGACCCGGGCCGGGCGGGCGATCGACGAGTTCGGCCTGCCGTCGCTGGCGCACTGGCTGGACCTGCTGCGCGCGCTGCACCTGCTGGACGCCGCCGGGCTGACCGCGATGCGGGATGCACTGGTCTCCGGGGCGGTCCCGGCCGAGCAGGCCGTCGCCGCCTTCGACCGGGGGCTGGCCGAGTCCTCCGTGACCGAGCGGGCCGCGGCCGCCGGGCTGACCGCCGCCGACGCCCGCGCGCACGAGGCGGCGGTGGGGCTGTTCCTGCGGGCCTCGGCCGCGGCCCGGGCCGCCGCCGCCGCGCGGGTGCTGGCCGGCGCGATCCCGGGCAGCTGTGTGCTCGCCACCCCCGACGAGGTGGCCCGCCGGCTGCCGCCGGAGCCGGGTTCCTTCGACCTGGTCGTGCTCGCCGACGCCGGCCGGCTGCCGGTCGCCGACGCGCTGGGCGCCCTCGGCCGGGCGACCGCGGCGGTGGTGGTGGGCGGGGAGCAGGACGGCCTGCTGGCCGCCTGCCTGCGCGCCGGCGTGCCCCGGCGGGAGCTGGCCTGGCACCACCGGAGCGAGGACGAGCTGCTGTTCGCGGTGCCGAACGCGGTGCACCGGGTGGGCACGTTCCCCTCGGCCGTGCCGGGGCCGGCCCTCGCGCTGGTGTCGGTGGACGGCCGCTTCTCCCGGACCGGCTCCGCTGCGGGCACGAACGCGGCGGAGGCAGCAGCGGTGGTGGCCGAGGTGGCGCGGCGGTTCGCCGACTCCCCCGGCGCGGCGCCGTCGGTCGCCGTCGTCACGGTGCACGCCGCGCAGCGCCGACTGGTCGAGGAGCTGCTGCGCGCGGCGGCCGATCCCCGGGTCGTCTCGGCGCTGGACTCCGGTGACCTGCGGGTGGCCGCGGTCGAGGCCGTGCACGGCGGCGAGTGGGACGTCGTGCTGCTCTCCCTGGGCGCCTCCCCGGACGAGCGCGGCGGGCTGCCACTGGACCTCGGACCGCTCAACCGGGCCGGCGGGGAGCGGCGGCTGCGCGCCGTCGTCACCCGGGCCCGCCGTCAGCTGCTGGTGTTCGCGTCGTTCCCGCCGGCGGCGCTGGTGCCGGCCGGCACGGCGCAGCGGGGGGTGCGCGAGCTGCGTGCGCTGCTCGACGTCGTCACCGCGGGCGCCGCGGCGGCGCCGCGGGACGGCGTGCCCGCGCCGGTGCACGACGCGCACCGGGAGGACGTGGCGGCAGCGCTGCGGGACCGCGGGCTGTCCGTGCGGACCGACGTCGGGCTCTCGCAGTTCCGGATCGACGTGGCGGTGGCGCCGGCCGACGAGCCGGGGCAACCGCGGGTGGCGGTGCTGCTCGACGGTCCGGACGCCGCGGTGACGCTCGGCGACCGACTGGAGCTGCCGGTGCGGGCGCT from Modestobacter roseus encodes the following:
- a CDS encoding DUF4011 domain-containing protein is translated as MGDSPCPQQPVTIEAECVPVLDEALAALAVPVVTRLVLTAERELLGARVTVAVRAAGRPLADPVELRADLLPGRPTVLLDVPLLLDPAAFAALPEASPGEVTVRVGHDDDVLAGTSAPVRVLGAGQWLAAPSPLALELLAAHVRPDDPAVAGLVGAAADHLRQRTGRPELADLDPAHLDPAELDQAAAAIVEAMRRRGIRPLPAAARWADVAQRVRTPTEVLDERAGTGLDTALTLAAAFEHAGLRPLVWITADDAGPAHAFLGWWRGGPGAEHTATTDVAGLAELVADGTIGLVEPALLVAGAPPATFGDLHRTAAASWLTGDHHRLLGVTDVHRARADGVRPLGPKPRAATPLAAALATLPAPQPLDLADALPLTVPAGRLSVLAERLAAGAPLTLLPADQLGAAARRRGIRAARDLPAHQLAELLTEHGGLYTELSSAAYGEQAGALAERAQAVLATRGTNDLCLALGSLTWAPEGRAVRAPLVLLPVTLTAGANGSFRLVADPTGGTTVNAQLLAELRRRHGVSLPLPAEPDPAAVVVALRQALARSGASARVEPTADLALLPAAASRVRQDAEHLGAAALRNPLVPVLLRPGQPFPAQDPAGTDLDQLATTLPLPADGSQLAAVADALAGRTFALLGAAGTGKAQTVANTVAAVAGAGRRVLVVAPRRGTLDTVAARLADAGLSALVTGEQAPELPTSELPDLGPLRKQLAGYSARLHAPNSAGLSLYDASASLVAAGAAIPSLPVPPAFVVNASTRTTAAVRAALAELPAVAARTRPRAGHPWGFLDSADVDPVAVQAAVRAVDRALDAVPPGPVARVVSAAPTPADLSAVAVLLDGPAVPLADLDLAGTPEWEEQVAELRADVAFFCTEQHPGMDVAGPAVLDLPLAAIAENARQAAASGRIGRGKRLAAVLAELTPALLPGAEVPPAEVPALAEELLAVQAAARELGFRARELPGVDLPWNWNPFTDVDRLDAQLEAVRRLAAALRANPDHTPALRRFIDTASLPDPARASAVRALQRALAELPGACLATPEQLLAWAGDRRLVARWEETRAGRAIDEFGLPSLAHWLDLLRALHLLDAAGLTAMRDALVSGAVPAEQAVAAFDRGLAESSVTERAAAAGLTAADARAHEAAVGLFLRASAAARAAAAARVLAGAIPGSCVLATPDEVARRLPPEPGSFDLVVLADAGRLPVADALGALGRATAAVVVGGEQDGLLAACLRAGVPRRELAWHHRSEDELLFAVPNAVHRVGTFPSAVPGPALALVSVDGRFSRTGSAAGTNAAEAAAVVAEVARRFADSPGAAPSVAVVTVHAAQRRLVEELLRAAADPRVVSALDSGDLRVAAVEAVHGGEWDVVLLSLGASPDERGGLPLDLGPLNRAGGERRLRAVVTRARRQLLVFASFPPAALVPAGTAQRGVRELRALLDVVTAGAAAAPRDGVPAPVHDAHREDVAAALRDRGLSVRTDVGLSQFRIDVAVAPADEPGQPRVAVLLDGPDAAVTLGDRLELPVRALAARGWAVERVWLPEWLADRAAVLDRLVTAVQAARPPAALPTPLPAEAARREAPTPAPPAGDAPRRVPARPVVPPVRLPGEEPFVPWTPGPAGEPRDLRRLDDPAIARLVREVLVDGIAAEGPVHRERLARRAARAFEVPRLTDARMAELLALLPEPAAEWLWPEDLDPVSWAGFRRQGSAGDRPLEHVPPEEIGNAMVALLRSSGGLTHEQLVAQTLAVFGHRRLHPVLMPALEAGLARAARAGRVTRSGSGQPITATDAVGAGFFAGA